Part of the Burkholderia humptydooensis genome, CGAGCGTCAGGACCAATAGCGCACTGAGGAGGAATCGCATGAAAATCTCGGCTTCCAACGGCTGGAAATTGCAGGCGATAGTACGAAAGTGCGTGCTTCGCGTCAATAAAAAGGCCGAAAAAACCCGCTAAATCGGATATTTGGGGCCGATTCTCCAGATTCCGGTTGAGCTTGACCCGACTGTCCGCGAGCTCAACGAAAACGGTTTTTCCACTCCCGCATCAGCGTGAATGCCGCGAGCCGGTCGGGCGCCGCCTCGTGCAATTGCGTTTCGAGCGTCGCGCGGATTGACGGGCTGTCCGCGCGCAGGAACGGGTTCACCGCGCGCTCGTGCGCGATCGTCGTCGGCAGCGTCGGCTCGTGGCGCGCGCGGCGCGCGAGCGCTTCGTCGCGCCACGCGGCGAGCGCCGCGTTCTCCGGCTCGCACGCGAGCGCGAACTGGATGTTCGACAGCGTGTACTCGTGCGCGCAATGCACGCGCGTGTCGCCCGGCAGCGCCGCGAGCGCGTCGAGCGACGCGAGCATCTGCGCAGGCGTGCCCTCGAAGAGGCGCCCGCAGCCGCACGAGAACAGCGTATCGCCGCAAAAGAGGTGTGGCGCGGCGTTGCCCGGCCCGGCCGGCTGGAAGTACGCGATATGGCCGCGCGTGTGGCCCGGCACGTCGATCACGTCGAACTCGAGCGCGGGCGAACCGATGCGCACGCGCTCGCCGCCCGTCACGCGGCGCGTGATGTGCTCGATCGCCTCGTGCGCGGGGCCGAACACCGCGAGCGGCTCGCCTTCGCGCGCGGTCGCGAGCAACTCGGCCACTCCGCCGACGTGGTCGCGATGGTGGTGCGTGAGTAAAATAGCGGTCAGCCGCCAGCCTCGCGCGTCGAGATGGCGGCGCACCGGCGCGGCTTCGCCCGGATCGACGGCGACCGCTTGGCGGCCATCCGACACGAGCCAGATGTAGTTGTCGTCGAATGCCGGCACCGGCACGTATTCCAGCTCGTTCATGGGCGCGCAATCACCGAGATATGTCTGACCGTTCGATTATAGACTGGCCCGCCTGGACCGACTCCCCGCCCGGGCGCTACGTGCTCGGCTGGGAGCAGGCGCAGCTCGACCGCACCGTGTCCGACGTGTTCGGCTTCCACGCGCTGCAGCTCGGGCTGCCACAGCTCGACGCGCTGCGCGAGAACCGCATGCCGTGCCGCGGCCTCGTGCTCGATCCGGCGAGCGGCGCGAGCGCGCCCTATCATTATCCGTGGGCGCGCGAGGCGCGCAGCGCCGAGCACGCGCCCGCCGGGCGCAGCACCGTGTGGTGCGACCTGCTCGATCTGCCGTTCGAGTCGCAAAGCGTCGATCTGATCGTGATGCCGCACACGCTCGAGTTCACGTCCGATCCGCATCGGCTGTTGCGCGAAGCCGAGCGCGTGCTGATGCCTGAAGGCCAGCTCGTGATCACGGGCTTCAATTCGCTGAGCCTCTGGGGCGCGCGGCATTCGGTCGGCAAGATGGCAAGGCGGCCGTTCGTCCCCGCGACGCGCGACCAGATCACCTTCATCCGGCTGAAGGACTGGATCAAGCTGCTCGGTTTCGATCTCGAGCGCGGCCGCTTCGGCTGCTACCGGCCGCCGCTCGCCACCGACAAGTGGCTGTCCCGCTACGCGTTCATGGAGGCCGCGGGCGACCGCTGGTGGCCGATCTTCGGCGCCGTCTACATGGTGACGGCGATCAAGCGCGTGCGCGGAATGCGGCTCGTCGGCCCGATCAAGATGAAGAAGCCGGTGCGCGCGCCGGGCCTCACGCCCGCCGCCACCCCGACCACCCACCAAGAACATTCATGACGTTGCAAACCATCGACATCTATACCGACGGCGCCTGCAAGGGCAACCCCGGCCCCGGCGGCTGGGGCGCGCTGCTGCGCTACGGCACGCAGGAGAAGGAACTCTTCGGCGGCGAAGCCGGCACGACCAACAACCGGATGGAGCTCACTGCGGTGATCGCCGCGCTCGCGGCGCTCAAGCGCCCGTGCAAGGTGGTCGTCCACACCGATTCGCAGTACGTGCAAAAAGGCATCAGCGAATGGATCCACGGCTGGAAAAAGAAAGGCTGGGTGACGGCCGCGAAGACGCCCGTGAAGAACGCGGACCTCTGGCAGCGGCTCGACGCGCTCGTCGCGCAGCATGACGTCGAATGGCGCTGGGTAAAGGGGCACGCCGGCCATCCGGAGAACGAGCGCGCGGACGCGCTCGCGAACCGCGGCGTCGAATCGCTCGCGCAGGCATGAGCCCGCTCGCGCCCCTCTTTCCGCTTCACGACTGACTCGAATTCCGTATTCCCGACATGCGCCAGATCATTCTCGATACCGAAACCACCGGCCTGAACGCCCGCGCGGGCGACCGCATCATCGAAGTCGGCTGCGTCGAGCTGCTGAACCGGCGGCTCACCGGCAGCAACCTGCACTTCTATGTGAATCCCGAGCGCGACAGCGATCCGGGCGCGCTCGCGGTGCACGGCCTCACGACCGAATTCCTGAGCGACAAGCCGAAGTTCGCCGAAATCGTCGATCAGTTGCGCGACTTCGTCCGCGACGCGGAACTGATCATCCACAACGCGCCGTTCGACCTCGGCTTTCTCGACGCCGAGTTCGCGCTGCTCGGCCTGCCATCCTTCACCGACCACTGCGCGGGCGTGATCGACACGCTCGTGCAGGCCAAGCAGATGTTCCCCGGCAAGCGCAATTCGCTCGACGCGCTGTGCGACCGGTTCGGCATCAGCAACGCGCACCGGACGCTGCACGGCGCGCTGCTCGACTCGGAACTGCTCGCCGAGGTATATCTCGCGATGACGCGCGGGCAGGAAAGCCTCGTCATCGACATGCTCGACGAAGCCGGCGACGCGCACCGCAACAGCAACGAGCCGCGGATGGCGTTCAGCGGGCTCGACCTGCCGGTGCTCGCCGCGACCGGCGAGGAGCTCGCCGCGCACGAGGCGCAGCTCGACGCGCTCGACAAGTCGGTCAAGGGCTCGTGCGTGTGGCGCAAGGAAGCAGCGGCCGGCGAGGCCTGACGGGGCGGTGGGCGGCACGGCGCGCCGCCGCGCCGAACCGGTCTCACCCGCGCGGCTGGAGCGCGATCACCGACATCCCGGCGAGCGCGAGCGCCGCGCCCGCCGCATCCCAGCGCGACAGCGGCACGCCGTCGACGATCCTCAGCCACGCGAGCGCGACGGCGATGTAGACGCCGCCGTACGCCGCGTAGGTGCGCGCGGCGGCGGCGGGATGCACCGTCAGGAGCCACGCGAAGAGCGCGAGCGACAGCGCCGCGGGCGCGAGCAGCCACGCCGGCTTGCCGGCCTTCAGCACGAGCCACGGCAGATAGCAGCCGACGATCTCGGCGACGGCGGTCAAGACGAACAGCGCGGCGATCTTCGCGAGTGAGAGCATACCGGAGAGCGCGCGAGACGCGCGTCGAAAACGCCGCGCGACGCCGCGGCAACGGGCGCGATCATACCCCACGCAGCGCCCGCGAAATCGGCGCCCGATCGGCAATTTGCGCGATCCTCCGCTATCGTGCTATCATGTCGCTTCTTTCAACAGTCTACGTCTGTCATTTATTTCGGTCATCAGGCCGTCCGGCTTTACGCCGCAACGGGTTGACCGGAATTTCGCTCACAAGAAAGCACGCCTTCGGGCAGCTTTTTTCGTTTCGACGCCCTTGAAGGGCATTCAACCGGCCGCGCGCGCCACGCGATGCGCCGGTTCGCCGACCGTCCCCAAGCGGCGGTCTTTTCTCACGAGTGCACGTGCGCGACAACCACCGGGTCCGCGCCGATCGGCTCCCGTTATGGATTAAGCGCTTCATGCGCCCGGTCACGCTCGCGACCCTTGTCCGATCGCGAGCCGCACTCCCCGGCGAACCGTGCGCCCCGCCGCGCGATTCGGCCGCCGTCACAGGAGTTTTCGACCTTGACTGCAACACCCGCTCCCTCTACTTCGTCCATTGCGTCCGCCGAAGGCGCATCCGCCGCTCCGCACGAAATCACCGTCGTCGACCAGGGCCTCCTGAAGCGCGCCGTCGGCGCGATGGCGCTCGGCAACGCGATGGAATGGTTCGATTTCGGCGTCTACAGCTACATCGCCGTCACGCTCGGCCAGGTGTTCTTCCCGTCGAGCAGCCCGTCCGCGCAGTTGCTCGCGACGTTCGGCACGTTCGCCGCCGCGTTCCTCGTGCGCCCGCTCGGCGGGATGGTATTCGGGCCGCTCGGCGACCGCATCGGCCGCCAGCGCGTGCTCGCGATGACGATGATCATGATGGCGGTCGGCACCTTCGCGATCGGCCTCATTCCGAGCTACGACTCGATCGGCCTCCTCGCGCCCGCGCTGCTCCTCGTCGCGCGCCTCGTGCAAGGCTTCTCGACGGGCGGCGAATACGGCGGCGCGGCGACCTTCATCGCCGAGTTCTCGACCGACAAGCGCCGCGGCTTCATGGGCAGCTTCCTCGAGTTCGGCACGCTGATCGGCTACGTGATGGGCGCGGGCGTCGTCGCGCTGTTGACGGCCTCGCTGTCGCACGACGCGCTGCTGTCGTGGGGCTGGCGCGTGCCGTTCCTGATCGCCGGCCCGCTCGGCCTGATCGGCCTGTACATCCGGATGAGGCTCGAGGAAACGCCCGCGTTCAAGCGGCAGGCCGAGGCACGCGAAGCGCAGGACAAGGCGGTGCCGAAAGCGCGTTTCCGCCGGCAGCTCGCGCTGCACTGGCGCGCGCTGCTGCTGTGCGTCGGCCTCGTGCTGATCTTCAACGTCACCGATTACATGGCGCTGTCGTACCTGCCAAGCTATCTGTCGTCGACGCTGCATTTCGACGAGGCGCACGGCCTCGTGCTGATCCTGATCGTGATGGTGCTGATGATGCCGGTGACGCTCGCCACGGGCCGCCTGTCGGACGCCGTCGGCCGCAAGCCGGTGATGCTCGCCGGCTGCATCGGGCTCTTCGCGCTCGCGATTCCCGCGCTGCTCCTGATCCGCACGGGCGAGACGTCGCTCGTGTTCGGCGGCCTGCTGATCCTCGGCGCGCTGCTGTCGTGCTTCACGGGTGTGATGCCGTCGGCGCTGCCCGCGCTCTTCCCGACCGAGATCCGCTACGGCGCGCTCGCGATCGGCTTCAACGTGTCGGTGTCGCTGTTCGGCGGCACGACGCCGCTCGCCGCCGCGTGGCTCGTCGACGCGACGGGCAACCTGATGATGCCCGCGTACTATCTGATGGGCGCGGCCGTGATCGGCGCGATCTCGGTGCTCGCGCTGCCGGAGAGCGCGCGCCAGCCGCTCAAGGGCTCGCCGCCCGCCGTCGCGTCGCACCGCGAGGCGCACGCGCTCGCGCGCGAGATCAAGCGCCGCGAGGCGGCCGAGCGCGACGACGGCGGCTACGCGAGCGCGGCGGCGCTGCGCGCGTGAGATTCGAGCGCCGCGACGCGGCCGTGCAGGCGCGTCGTTCGATGACGGACCGCGGAGGCGGCCCCCGCGATGCCCAATGGGCATGGCGGGGCCGCCTCCGCGTTTTTGCGCGCGGCGTGCAGCAGGCGGGGAAGCACGCCGCGCGCCCGAACCGCCCCGCTCAATCGAGCGGCGTGCTCTCGAACTCCGGCAGCGCCTCCGCACGCGCGGACAGCGCAGCGAGCGCCGGATAGCGCGCCGGATCGATGCGCGCGAGATCCGGGTAGTCGCCCTTCATGAACTGCGTGAAGCGCCACGCGACCGCGACCGTCACGTCCGCCTGCGTGATCCG contains:
- the gloB gene encoding hydroxyacylglutathione hydrolase; protein product: MNELEYVPVPAFDDNYIWLVSDGRQAVAVDPGEAAPVRRHLDARGWRLTAILLTHHHRDHVGGVAELLATAREGEPLAVFGPAHEAIEHITRRVTGGERVRIGSPALEFDVIDVPGHTRGHIAYFQPAGPGNAAPHLFCGDTLFSCGCGRLFEGTPAQMLASLDALAALPGDTRVHCAHEYTLSNIQFALACEPENAALAAWRDEALARRARHEPTLPTTIAHERAVNPFLRADSPSIRATLETQLHEAAPDRLAAFTLMREWKNRFR
- a CDS encoding class I SAM-dependent methyltransferase, producing the protein MSDRSIIDWPAWTDSPPGRYVLGWEQAQLDRTVSDVFGFHALQLGLPQLDALRENRMPCRGLVLDPASGASAPYHYPWAREARSAEHAPAGRSTVWCDLLDLPFESQSVDLIVMPHTLEFTSDPHRLLREAERVLMPEGQLVITGFNSLSLWGARHSVGKMARRPFVPATRDQITFIRLKDWIKLLGFDLERGRFGCYRPPLATDKWLSRYAFMEAAGDRWWPIFGAVYMVTAIKRVRGMRLVGPIKMKKPVRAPGLTPAATPTTHQEHS
- the rnhA gene encoding ribonuclease HI, whose product is MTLQTIDIYTDGACKGNPGPGGWGALLRYGTQEKELFGGEAGTTNNRMELTAVIAALAALKRPCKVVVHTDSQYVQKGISEWIHGWKKKGWVTAAKTPVKNADLWQRLDALVAQHDVEWRWVKGHAGHPENERADALANRGVESLAQA
- the dnaQ gene encoding DNA polymerase III subunit epsilon encodes the protein MRQIILDTETTGLNARAGDRIIEVGCVELLNRRLTGSNLHFYVNPERDSDPGALAVHGLTTEFLSDKPKFAEIVDQLRDFVRDAELIIHNAPFDLGFLDAEFALLGLPSFTDHCAGVIDTLVQAKQMFPGKRNSLDALCDRFGISNAHRTLHGALLDSELLAEVYLAMTRGQESLVIDMLDEAGDAHRNSNEPRMAFSGLDLPVLAATGEELAAHEAQLDALDKSVKGSCVWRKEAAAGEA
- a CDS encoding YnfA family protein, producing MLSLAKIAALFVLTAVAEIVGCYLPWLVLKAGKPAWLLAPAALSLALFAWLLTVHPAAAARTYAAYGGVYIAVALAWLRIVDGVPLSRWDAAGAALALAGMSVIALQPRG
- the proP gene encoding glycine betaine/L-proline transporter ProP; this translates as MTATPAPSTSSIASAEGASAAPHEITVVDQGLLKRAVGAMALGNAMEWFDFGVYSYIAVTLGQVFFPSSSPSAQLLATFGTFAAAFLVRPLGGMVFGPLGDRIGRQRVLAMTMIMMAVGTFAIGLIPSYDSIGLLAPALLLVARLVQGFSTGGEYGGAATFIAEFSTDKRRGFMGSFLEFGTLIGYVMGAGVVALLTASLSHDALLSWGWRVPFLIAGPLGLIGLYIRMRLEETPAFKRQAEAREAQDKAVPKARFRRQLALHWRALLLCVGLVLIFNVTDYMALSYLPSYLSSTLHFDEAHGLVLILIVMVLMMPVTLATGRLSDAVGRKPVMLAGCIGLFALAIPALLLIRTGETSLVFGGLLILGALLSCFTGVMPSALPALFPTEIRYGALAIGFNVSVSLFGGTTPLAAAWLVDATGNLMMPAYYLMGAAVIGAISVLALPESARQPLKGSPPAVASHREAHALAREIKRREAAERDDGGYASAAALRA